Proteins encoded within one genomic window of Syntrophobacterales bacterium:
- a CDS encoding TRAP transporter small permease subunit, giving the protein MQKFIQFINRLSTGLGLLIAPLTGIIALLVLYEVFCRYFINAATSWTAEMEGYLQSALVMLGGAYVLNKEGHVRVDVISRRFNRRKQAGIDILTVAAVFLATGPMIWFGGGLAWEALITGQASASAAEIVLWPSLAAVPIGAGVLLLQALANGAASFLYLRKTKKAGN; this is encoded by the coding sequence ATGCAAAAGTTTATTCAGTTTATCAACCGGTTGAGCACGGGCTTGGGCCTTCTGATCGCTCCGCTGACGGGCATAATTGCCCTGCTCGTTTTATACGAGGTTTTCTGCAGGTATTTTATCAATGCGGCGACGAGTTGGACGGCAGAGATGGAGGGCTATCTCCAGAGCGCCCTGGTTATGTTGGGGGGCGCTTATGTGCTCAATAAGGAAGGGCATGTGCGGGTGGATGTCATTAGCCGGCGCTTCAACAGACGCAAACAGGCGGGGATTGATATTCTGACGGTTGCAGCCGTTTTTTTGGCCACGGGTCCCATGATCTGGTTTGGTGGAGGACTGGCATGGGAGGCCCTGATAACTGGGCAGGCATCAGCAAGCGCTGCCGAGATCGTCCTGTGGCCCTCCCTGGCAGCCGTGCCTATCGGCGCAGGCGTACTTCTCCTGCAAGCACTTGCAAACGGGGCAGCGAGTTTCCTTTACCTCCGAAAAACTAAAAAAGCTG
- the dctP gene encoding TRAP transporter substrate-binding protein DctP, translated as MKKRMIMAMMTAMVFFFAAEAMAVTTLRFQCAYPEKANVGKTTLFFASEVARLTNNQVNVKVFWPGQLIKTNEVFDSVRQGMLDGYTGSLQYFAGKVPEVNAQWLPFNWANTAEAKDVLVNKGYMKVMEEALAKHDVTYLSALSVASMGLLTKFPVEKIEDLKGKKIRAVGMEAKIMEALGASALAIAGAEQYTALQRGTADGTDYPWYTMEQYKFYEVLNHIVTPAFHTPGVVEMIINSKVFNSLSAEQQKAVRQAALNAMDKSFADADKLDKDALANAGKLGVKISAIPEANLVKFREACKPLWEDEAKKSPYSARLVNILRDHLKSKGMDK; from the coding sequence ATGAAGAAGCGAATGATAATGGCAATGATGACGGCGATGGTTTTTTTCTTTGCGGCCGAAGCAATGGCTGTAACTACCCTGAGGTTTCAGTGCGCCTACCCGGAAAAAGCCAATGTGGGAAAGACGACCCTTTTTTTCGCCAGTGAAGTGGCGCGGTTGACGAACAACCAGGTGAATGTCAAGGTTTTCTGGCCGGGCCAGTTGATAAAAACTAATGAGGTTTTTGACTCTGTCCGTCAAGGGATGCTTGACGGTTATACAGGGTCATTGCAGTACTTCGCCGGCAAGGTCCCGGAGGTCAACGCCCAGTGGCTTCCCTTCAACTGGGCCAATACCGCCGAGGCGAAAGATGTTCTGGTCAACAAAGGCTATATGAAGGTCATGGAAGAGGCCCTGGCCAAGCACGACGTAACCTATCTGTCCGCCCTTTCCGTGGCGAGCATGGGTCTGCTGACAAAATTCCCGGTTGAGAAGATCGAGGATTTGAAGGGGAAGAAGATCCGCGCCGTCGGCATGGAGGCCAAGATTATGGAGGCGCTGGGGGCATCCGCGCTGGCTATCGCCGGAGCGGAGCAGTACACGGCCCTGCAGCGGGGAACGGCAGATGGGACGGACTATCCCTGGTACACGATGGAACAATACAAATTCTATGAGGTTCTGAACCACATCGTTACCCCCGCCTTTCACACCCCCGGCGTAGTAGAGATGATTATCAACAGCAAGGTATTTAATTCCTTGTCTGCCGAGCAGCAAAAGGCGGTCAGGCAGGCGGCCCTGAATGCCATGGACAAGTCTTTTGCGGATGCGGACAAACTGGACAAGGACGCCCTTGCCAACGCCGGAAAACTGGGGGTCAAAATTTCGGCAATTCCGGAGGCCAATCTTGTTAAGTTCCGGGAGGCGTGCAAACCCCTCTGGGAAGATGAGGCAAAAAAATCCCCTTACTCGGCCAGGCTTGTTAACATCCTTAGAGACCACCTCAAGAGCAAGGGAATGGACAAATAG